AAGTAGAATAGAGAGAAAGTAATTAGGTTTACCTTAAAAGAACTGTAGGTAGGATTGGAGATCTGGAATTTGAGGATGATGTCAAATACCAATCAAAAGTGCTAGAGATCGGATTTGATCAAGAATTAATGGGAGTTTCGTATAGGGATTTGTGGGCATTTGGAGGAATTGGACTTTTCTTCCGATTATTGCAAGAATCCGAAAGGAGGAGAGGAGCATAGAACTAACTTGCCCTGAAATCTCCATGTTTTCTTATGGCACTTTGCCAATCTttgctctcctctctctaccctcATCAAGTCACACAACAATCCTTTCAAAGAATAATGGAGACGCCGACAATGACAGACAGAAGAGAGGATGAGTAGATCATAAACAAAGGAGAGGAAACGAGAAAATATAGAGAAAGATGAGTAGTAGGAGAAGAAACCACTGCAAGTGGGGAAATGAAAAAATTTAGAGTGATGaaatctctctctatctctctaatCTACGCTTCACTGAGACACCACCTCTCTATCACATCAGCATTTCTCTTCATCGCCACAATGCTCGAAAATTAAAACCCTAAGCACCTTTCTAGGGTGCTTGATAGTAGGCGCTTTTAAAAGCAGATTCAGGACTCGAGAGTCGAGACCAAGACAGATGTGAGACTCAAGACTTAGGttgggagagaaaaataatttggttTAGATGAATTATCCAGCCCAacgtattaaatagattaaataagtcAAGAGACTAAAATTTGAACCTTACTCAATTATTAAATAGTTTAAATAGATCGATCTATTTATAATCGGACCTATTTAATCCTAACCTAAATCTTCTTATTGCCAATTGGATATAAATTGAGTTGATGGGTCAGGTCATTAAGTCGTTTTATAGACCACCCTTATTGGTAACCCCATGCTCCAAAGTAAAAACATAAAAGCATCTTTACAGGTTTAATCAAAACACAACACGCGGAACATTATAGCTTGTAGAAAGATAACCTTCTTTTCTAAAGGCTGGGCATTATCTTTAAAAAGCATCCAAAAAGTGATGCCCAAATGGCGATCTCCACCCACCGGCCACTAAACCTGTCCTGTTATCAAAGCCAGCAGAAAGGAACGGCCACCTTTACTCAAACCAAGCCAACAAATCAGAGCACTCCAATTCCGATTCAATGACCCTGATCCATCTTAAAATTCTCAACAATTAAACAATTCCAGAACAAGTTTATTCCAACCTTTTCCATACAAGTCTCACAACAATCATTATTTAATAATCgagattaatattttaattaagcaACCCATCAGGCAGTTAATCCCACCGTTCGATCTACGACCCGATACACGACTGCCGCCGGAACCCCAATCGCTCCCTCTCCAAATCGTAAACCATGTAGTAGTTCTGCTGCTGAAAATTCCCCAAAATGATCGCCGGCCCACCGGCGACGCCGCTGTCAGAGACGACGGTGAGGCACACCGCCGCCGTCTTCCGCGACTCCCCGGCGAAGGCGAAGTAGTTCTCCAGCGGAAGCCGCATCTCCGCCCCGCCCTTGAAGTGGAGCACCATCTCTGGCAGCTCCAACTTCTTcgccgccgccaccgccgccggCAGCGCGAAGCAGGGCCGCAACCCCGCCAGCCTCTCCACGGTTGTAGACCGGTTCAACCTTCCGGCCAGCCGGTCCGTGAACGCCGCCGCCACTGGCTCCAACACCGCCGGCTCCATATAGGTGAAGGTAGTGCCGGAGTCCACGATCGTGCCGCCACTGCCGTCGGGCCCCGGGACGAGCATCGAGGACGGGATCTTGACCTTCTTCCCGCCGACGGTGATCTTGCGGAGCCCCACGTAGTAGTAGACGGAGAAAGCCGATAGGTCGGCGCCGGAGGCTGAGGGGGAAGGGTTTTTCAGAAAAGGGGTGAAAGAGACGGCGTCGGCGCTGGAGTCGCGGGCGCCGTCGAGGACGACGGAGCCGCTCTCGGCGGCGTCGTCGTCGAAGCGACGGGAGATGAGGCAGTAGGAGAAGCGCTTGAGGCCGAGCTGGGCGGGGATGGAGGGGGAGCCGCGGCCGAAGCCGGCGATGCCGCCGGCGGGCTGGCGGTCGGAATAGACCGAGCAGCCAACGGCGAAGTCGGTGGCGGTGCGGCCGGGGAGGGAGAGGGACTCGGAGAGGAGGACGCCAGCGGTGGAACCGGAGCCGTAGATGAGGACATAGGGCGGGCAAACCACGGGGCAGTCGGAGGAGGAGGAATTATTAGTGGAGGGGCAGTCCTTGCAGCGGGAGAGGAGCTCCGAAGAGTGGATCCAGGAGCACTTGGGATTTCGGCATCCGATGAGGCGGGCGGAGGACGAGGACTTGGGGAGGAAAACAGCTGTGGGGCCGGCGGGATTGGCCGGGGAGGCGCAGCGGCGGCATTGGTACGAGGTCGTGCAGGGGATCCAGGTGAGTTGGCTGCCGGTGTCTAGGAGGAGGGGGATGTTCTGGGGAGGGGTACCGAAGGCGAGCGAGAGGGAGTAGCCGCCGTAGGAGTGAGGGAACAGCGGGGCGCGGGTGGGGTGAACGGCAGATTTGGGATTTTTGAGGCGGGAGGCGCGGAGCACGGAGGCATTAGCGAGCCCCGCGAGCCTCTGGAACGGCTCAGGGTGGGGAGCGAGGGAGAGCCGGTGTAGTGGGAGAGACACGGGTCCGAGAGAGgcggaggaagaaagaggaaagaagagtGAGTAGGAgaataagagagagaggaggatagAAAGTGGAGAAGCCATCGGAGCCGAAAGCTAGacgagagagagaggagataaTATATTGATATAGCCGGTAAGCAAGTATTCTTTGCTTGGTGGGTTtgtagaagaagagaggaagaggagggttGCAGCTGATGATGGGTCCCATGGTACGTGGCTGAGCAAGTCAAGAACACGTTATGCACAAGTGGTGTACCTGCGATGCGGTAATTTTATTCATGGCCGTCGGTTTAGACCGCTCGATCTGATTACGGTTAACTGGGTGTACGGTTTTTGATTGGTCCCGTTACCTGTTGAACGGTGTCGAGAGGGTACAGCGGATATAGCGCGTAACTGCGGTATGCGAAGAGTGGGAAAAACGTGCACCGTGTTTTAATGGGCTTGTTGACGGACGTCTTGATGGCGAATAGCCGTTAGAGGGAGCGTACCACCAGCTTGTAGGCGACAGGTGTAGGTGTGACGTGATAGTGGTGCAGAGAATACTTACAGGACAGTGGTTTATTTCTAGATGCCGTAAAAGCGCTCGCGGTAATCATTTCAGCGGCTTGCTGAAAGGTCCCACCGCGGGCACCGCGGGCACGTGAGTAACCAACGGGCGAGGAGGCGGAGGTGAATAGAGAGGCTCGCGGGTGAAAGAGCACGAGTGCTAGCAGCCAACCGCAAACAATTAATGACCGTAGTAGGCAGCTTCTTAAGGGTTCCACGTGCCTCGTGTAATGGATAAAAAATCATTTGAGACATTTTGCCATATTTCTTCTATTTATATTTAAccaaaaactaaaaataaaaatattcttttgctAAGAGAGTGATAgatcttataattaaaaaaataaacataataGTACCtagcattctttttttttttatctttctgtaTCTCTTTCATTCGTAGAATCTTTTTTCTCGAGTCTCTTTTTCCTGTTCTaaatctctctattttttttttcagattcttatatttaaaaatttttaaaatctgatatatatatatacccccATAAAATGTATCatctattataatatatatctGTAAAATAtacattctgaaaataaaaaagagagaggatgtgtgcatgatttttttttatttttttaatcacacAACTGATGACTCCACTAATAAGAGAAGCCTATAATATggccatcataaataatatgatagAACAGAAAGCCTGCTTTATATTTCTTTAGTATTTGCCTTGTATGATTTTTGTTCCATGCACatagaacaaaaatcatatgagatgagcaccacagaagaaaatataggGTGGACTTCCAATTTTGCTACATCTATCCtaatgattattttaaaaaagaaGTCTAAAAGTCAGTAACTTCTGGTGTCACCAGTATCgtgattaaaaaatagaaaaaagaaaatcatacaaggcatcctctctttttttttttttttaacatgctTTTTATCAATATAGAGTCTAATTATCATCAAGCAAATTAGTCATCTAGCAGGTCCATACATACTTTTAAGTAaattaagacataattttcaaatcaTGATGTTCATCAGTACAGATGATATATACTTAGCAAATTAGTCATCTAGTAATTTAATATACATCTCCAaacaaattgatatatagtttttaaaatattatatttatcaatATACACTACATAACCAACTGACATACCCATCGACTTTCAAACACAGATTGTAAGTTTTTTGATATATATCTAGTAGTGATTTAATATACACTTCTAGATAAATCGATGCACAATCTCCAAAATATGCTTTTCATGATCAATTTACAATATAACCAGATGATAAACATCAAGCAAATTAGTTATTTAGTAAgtcaataaatatttttagataattaaactgatacataatttttagaatatgacGTTCATTAATACTAGTGCATAATTTTTTAACTTTGTTTAACATAAGAAATTGTATACTTATGTATTAGATTCCATAAATTTTTAGGTGTGAAGatcctaaaaaaaatagagaaatatgGAGAAAAAAAGAGACTTAAAAAGGACAGGGAAGATCTTACGAATGGAAGAGATGGCTTAACGATAAAGaggatggatgaaaaaatttgatgAGGAAGAAAGAACAAATCTCTTTTCAATTTTTGGTATTTGTCTAATTATACGGCTGATGTCTTTCTTAGTAAGAGTTTTAGTTTGTTCCTTGAGATAGATATTAAtgaaaatatgatattttatcaaaaacaaaaatatgataaaataagaagtccttcccatattttcttaattttCATCCGACATGATTTTTGATTATGTACATGTCCCGAAATTTTTGGGCTAATTTTTAGAACCAACTGCAAATACTTGGAGCTGGTTCTCAATTTACGGGGACCACCCTGCTCGCTTTCGCATTTCCTTGTGTACGGGAGATGAGAGATGTGCGATAGGAAATGGATCACCCACTGGCCACTTTGTGAGCTGTCCGGTGGGCGATCCCAGGAGCGTGAATCCATAGCTCCAACTCCTTGGAAATTGGTTTCATGTTTAACGTGACGTTCCCAGCAATGCTTCTGGAACAGGGATCgcaatttataatattataaaacagGTCACGTTGACGCATAACTGAAAAATTGCTGCCCTTATATACAGTTTAGATGAACTTTTGCGCCAAGTATGCAAtataatctatatatatatatagagagagagagtgtgtgtgtttCATGCACCATGTAGATGAGGGTGTCAATACGGTCGACCATCAGTTATTAATATTGCACAACTATCATTAAATGAACAattgaaaaaatgagaaaaggtCTCTACCCCTTGCATCAGGTGGGGCTGATATTATTGATGTTGGTATCACAATTGTGTGAAAATTTGGATGAATTTCCTTATTTGCTCTGTAAATGCTAGTATTAGTGAGGGAAGCTTTCGCTCATCTATCATTAAAGTTAATTACTTAATATGCAATAGAGTTTCTACTATTCAAATCTTTTATACACTATAACTTGTTATCTTAGTGTATTGCATTTTATTAGCAGCCATAAAAAAAGAACAACACCACACTCTTTATATCATGCGGTC
The sequence above is a segment of the Elaeis guineensis isolate ETL-2024a chromosome 7, EG11, whole genome shotgun sequence genome. Coding sequences within it:
- the LOC105049044 gene encoding probable aspartyl protease At4g16563, giving the protein MASPLSILLSLLFSYSLFFPLSSSASLGPVSLPLHRLSLAPHPEPFQRLAGLANASVLRASRLKNPKSAVHPTRAPLFPHSYGGYSLSLAFGTPPQNIPLLLDTGSQLTWIPCTTSYQCRRCASPANPAGPTAVFLPKSSSSARLIGCRNPKCSWIHSSELLSRCKDCPSTNNSSSSDCPVVCPPYVLIYGSGSTAGVLLSESLSLPGRTATDFAVGCSVYSDRQPAGGIAGFGRGSPSIPAQLGLKRFSYCLISRRFDDDAAESGSVVLDGARDSSADAVSFTPFLKNPSPSASGADLSAFSVYYYVGLRKITVGGKKVKIPSSMLVPGPDGSGGTIVDSGTTFTYMEPAVLEPVAAAFTDRLAGRLNRSTTVERLAGLRPCFALPAAVAAAKKLELPEMVLHFKGGAEMRLPLENYFAFAGESRKTAAVCLTVVSDSGVAGGPAIILGNFQQQNYYMVYDLERERLGFRRQSCIGS